cAATGATTACTTGTCCCATGGTAtcacattatatgtataaattctgttaaataatttttgtttagtagAAATTTATCAAGAAACATGCAGAAGTTCAGACGAGCCCAAGCgcaaaacaaaattgcaattaataagcATTTAGAGGCAAATGCTTATTTAGAATCATCCAGCGAAGACGAAGATGATATACATACAGAAGACATACAAAATGTAGTTGGCAAAGTTTTATCTGCCTATCAAGGAATAGAGGCAGATACAGAAAAGACTTTGTCTTACTTAGTTAATTTGTTTCAATCTGGCAGTGCTGTGTGTTTAATAtgcatttcaactgtaaaaaAAGCAGATGcggtatattaaattatattgattttttagcAGATACacaatttagaatatttataaaataatcagtGGGAATGTTCTAGATCTGGAACTGCAGCAAATGCTTtgcttttttacatttatcttGCACCCTACACTGGATACAAGATAGTCTGAACGTGAAACGTGAAAAGGGTGTTGCACCTATTTGGGCATGGTAAgactatatatttaaaaatacacagtttattttatatgcttCATACTatatttaagattttatttcagcCCAAAATGTCGTATGGAATACGGGCAAGATGAAGTTCCTCGTAGTTATAAATGCTTTTGTAAAAAAGTTATAGACCCTGTGTTTCAACCATGGAACATACCACATTCGTGCGGAGATATATGTGATAAACTCTTGCAACCAGAGTGTGGTCATAAATGCGTTTTACTTTGTCATCCTGGGCCATGTCCTCCATGCGCAAGAACAGTATTGTTCAAATGTTATTGTGGTAAACAAGCACCACAGCAAAGAAGATGCAATGCCAAGAATTGGAGTTGTGGTACAGCATGTAATAAAAAGTACAAATCGTGCTCTCACACCTGCAAGCAACTATGTCATGCAGGAGATTGCCCTCCCTGCTCGGAATCATTATTACTTGAATGTCATTGTAAGAGTAGCTCAGAGATTAGACAATGTTTTGAAGGCAAGTGGACTTGCGACAAACCTTGTCGCCGATCTCTATCTTGTAATATCCACGTTTGTCAGAGTACATGCCATTTACCTGGAGACTGTGGACAATGTGCTTTGGAAAAGAATAGAACGTGTCCTTGCGGTAAGAAGCGTTACGCGGTTTCTTGTAGTCAAGAACAATTACCCACATGTGGGGACACGTGCGGCAAATTGCTCGATTGCGGTTCACATTATTGTAATATGAGATGTCACATGGATCAATGTGGACAATGTTTAGAAGTAGTTACAAAATCCTGTCGATGCGGCAGCTACAAAAAAGAAGTCGCCTGCGGTAAagattttcattgcaataagAAATGCGTGCAGATGCGCCTTTGCGGGAGGCATTTATGCAACAGGAAATGTTGCGATTGCTTAATCAAGAATACATTCAATATTTGTGAGAAAATTTGTGACAATACTTTAAATTGCCGCAAACACAAATGTTCAGGCCCATGTCACAGTGGTCCGTGCTATCCTTGCGAGCGTACGGACGTTATTCAATGCAGATGcggatacaataaaataacagtaCCGTGCGGTACTACAAAGAGAGTGAAGCCTCCGCCGTGTAACAAATCGTGTAAAGTACCACCGATTTGCCATCATCCTAAAAG
This sequence is a window from Augochlora pura isolate Apur16 chromosome 9, APUR_v2.2.1, whole genome shotgun sequence. Protein-coding genes within it:
- the LOC144474674 gene encoding NF-X1-type zinc finger protein NFXL1 translates to MQKFRRAQAQNKIAINKHLEANAYLESSSEDEDDIHTEDIQNVVGKVLSAYQGIEADTEKTLSYLVNLFQSGSAVCLICISTVKKADAIWNCSKCFAFLHLSCTLHWIQDSLNVKREKGVAPIWACPKCRMEYGQDEVPRSYKCFCKKVIDPVFQPWNIPHSCGDICDKLLQPECGHKCVLLCHPGPCPPCARTVLFKCYCGKQAPQQRRCNAKNWSCGTACNKKYKSCSHTCKQLCHAGDCPPCSESLLLECHCKSSSEIRQCFEGKWTCDKPCRRSLSCNIHVCQSTCHLPGDCGQCALEKNRTCPCGKKRYAVSCSQEQLPTCGDTCGKLLDCGSHYCNMRCHMDQCGQCLEVVTKSCRCGSYKKEVACGKDFHCNKKCVQMRLCGRHLCNRKCCDCLIKNTFNICEKICDNTLNCRKHKCSGPCHSGPCYPCERTDVIQCRCGYNKITVPCGTTKRVKPPPCNKSCKVPPICHHPKRETHKCHQGPCPPCKKICGLVYKRCGHSCVAVCHTKVWVKVNKNDVNAKPTGPWEIQKETKQLKTLPCPPCEVSVQVTCVGGHETRPWPCHMARPTSCGRLCGRLLSCTNHTCELVCHKVLSSEDSKNATPCMDCEKPCMFPRPEGCTHSCSKPCHPAPCNPCKQLVKIPCHCGIVTLYRRCVELTTATEEERNDLLKCGNQCPKNYACGHRCMYECHLGECKNENECNKKVKLFCPCKRIKKDFVCSLVRKEQIRLQCDDVCKKLKIEKSLAEAALLEQKRQAEEIRNQEEIEKFERKFRPRRKGRDKLDKKQLRKETNSHYWKYWTLAILLCTVGIAIYYGNILSEIA